Proteins co-encoded in one Candidatus Methylomirabilis sp. genomic window:
- the rho gene encoding transcription termination factor Rho translates to MNIVELKEKTISELSSIARTLNVVGASGLRKQELIFKILEAQTEKSGLIFAEGVLEVLPDGFGFLRAPDYNYLPGPDDIYVSPSQIRRFDLRTGDTVSGQVRPPKEGERYFALLKVEAVNFENPELIKDKILFDNLTPLFPNQRIRLETTQDELNMRVMDLLTPIGKGQRGLIVAPPRTGKTILLQKIANSITKNHPEVILIVLLIDERPEEVTDFQRSVKAEVVSSTFDEPATRHVQVAEMVIEKAKRLVEHKRDVVILLDSITRLGRAYNTIVPPSGKVLSGGVDSNALQRPKRFFGAARNIEEGGSLTIMATALIDTGSRMDDVIFEEFKGTGNCELVLDRRLVDKRVFPAIDIFRSGTRKEELLLTQEELNRMWILRKVLQTMGVVEAMELLLEKLREAKSNEDFMRAMNS, encoded by the coding sequence ATGAATATCGTAGAGTTGAAAGAGAAGACCATCTCTGAGCTGAGCTCCATTGCCAGGACCCTGAACGTGGTGGGTGCCAGTGGCCTCCGCAAGCAAGAGCTCATCTTTAAGATCCTTGAGGCACAAACCGAGAAGAGCGGACTGATCTTCGCGGAGGGCGTCCTTGAGGTTCTGCCTGATGGGTTCGGATTTCTTCGAGCGCCGGACTATAATTACCTGCCTGGGCCGGATGATATTTATGTCTCGCCGTCGCAGATTCGGCGCTTTGACCTGAGGACCGGCGACACCGTTTCGGGACAGGTGAGACCCCCCAAGGAAGGAGAGCGCTACTTCGCTCTCCTGAAGGTCGAGGCGGTCAACTTCGAAAACCCGGAGCTGATCAAGGACAAGATCCTCTTCGATAACCTGACTCCACTCTTCCCGAACCAACGGATCCGGCTGGAGACCACGCAAGACGAGTTGAACATGCGGGTGATGGACCTTCTCACGCCGATCGGTAAAGGACAGCGCGGACTGATCGTTGCCCCGCCGAGGACGGGTAAGACCATTCTCCTGCAAAAGATCGCCAACAGTATTACCAAGAATCACCCTGAGGTGATCCTGATCGTTCTCCTGATCGATGAGCGGCCGGAAGAGGTGACGGACTTCCAGCGCTCTGTAAAGGCAGAGGTGGTCAGCTCGACCTTCGATGAGCCGGCTACGCGTCACGTCCAGGTGGCCGAGATGGTGATCGAGAAGGCCAAACGGTTGGTGGAACACAAGCGGGATGTGGTGATCCTGCTGGATTCTATCACACGATTGGGAAGGGCCTACAACACCATTGTCCCGCCGAGCGGCAAGGTGCTTTCCGGCGGCGTGGACAGCAACGCGTTGCAGCGTCCTAAACGGTTCTTCGGGGCGGCGCGGAATATCGAAGAGGGCGGTTCGCTCACGATCATGGCCACAGCCCTGATCGACACCGGCAGCCGAATGGACGACGTCATCTTCGAGGAGTTCAAAGGGACCGGCAACTGCGAACTTGTCCTGGATCGACGGTTGGTGGATAAGCGGGTCTTCCCGGCCATCGATATCTTCAGATCAGGCACACGGAAAGAGGAACTCCTGCTTACGCAGGAGGAACTCAATCGGATGTGGATTCTCCGCAAGGTCCTCCAGACGATGGGCGTAGTAGAGGCGATGGAACTTCTTCTCGAGAAGTTGAGGGAAGCCAAATCGAACGAGGATTTTATGAGAGCGATGAATTCGTAG
- the prfA gene encoding peptide chain release factor 1: MLERLNAIEQRSAEILLQMSDPAVISDQPRFQRLAKAYAELEPVVEAYHRYRKLLRSVEEAKTLLHDGADDDVRELAEAELDELAIKREKLEGELTLLLLPRDPADEKDIILEVRAGAGGDEAALFAAELVRMYSRYAELHGWKVEMLSSSQTGVGGVKEAILSIEGRGAYSRLKFESGVHRVQRVPVTESSGRIHTSTVTVAVLPEAEDVEVQIDPKELRIDVFRSTGPGGQSVNTTDSAVRITHLPTGMVVSCQDEKSQHKNRAKAMKVLRARLLEAATAEQAAEISQTRRLQVGTGDRSERIRTYNFPQGRVTDHRIGLTLHSLPRILEGELQELIDALVASDQAERLKAVV, from the coding sequence TTGCTTGAGCGTCTGAACGCTATCGAGCAGCGATCTGCCGAGATCCTGCTGCAGATGAGTGATCCGGCTGTCATCAGTGATCAGCCTCGCTTCCAGCGGCTGGCCAAGGCGTATGCGGAACTGGAGCCGGTGGTGGAGGCATACCATCGGTATCGTAAGCTCCTGCGGAGCGTGGAGGAGGCGAAGACGCTGCTGCATGATGGGGCTGACGACGACGTGCGCGAGTTGGCGGAGGCGGAGCTTGATGAGCTGGCCATCAAGCGGGAGAAGCTTGAGGGGGAACTCACGCTTCTGTTGCTTCCACGTGATCCGGCCGACGAGAAAGACATCATTCTAGAGGTACGGGCCGGAGCCGGCGGCGACGAAGCCGCGCTGTTTGCTGCGGAACTGGTCAGAATGTACAGCCGTTACGCCGAGCTGCATGGCTGGAAGGTGGAGATGCTGTCTTCAAGTCAGACGGGGGTTGGCGGGGTGAAGGAGGCGATCCTGAGCATCGAGGGGCGCGGGGCCTACAGCCGCCTGAAATTCGAGAGCGGAGTCCACCGGGTGCAGCGGGTTCCTGTCACTGAGTCGAGTGGCCGGATTCACACCTCTACCGTCACCGTTGCGGTGCTCCCTGAGGCGGAGGATGTGGAGGTCCAGATTGATCCCAAGGAGCTTCGCATTGATGTCTTTCGCTCAACTGGCCCCGGAGGACAGTCCGTAAACACGACGGATTCGGCCGTACGGATCACCCACCTGCCGACCGGGATGGTGGTGTCCTGCCAGGATGAGAAGTCGCAGCATAAGAACCGCGCCAAGGCGATGAAGGTGTTGCGAGCTCGCCTGCTTGAGGCCGCCACGGCGGAGCAGGCGGCAGAGATTTCGCAAACGCGCCGTCTGCAGGTGGGGACGGGAGACCGGAGCGAACGGATACGCACGTACAATTTTCCGCAGGGTCGGGTCACTGACCACCGGATTGGACTCACGCTCCACAGCCTCCCGAGGATTCTGGAGGGGGAACTGCAGGAACTGATCGACGCGCTTGTGGCCAGCGATCAAGCCGAGCGATTGAAGGCCGTAGTGTGA
- the prmC gene encoding peptide chain release factor N(5)-glutamine methyltransferase → MAYTLAEEVRSARSEVQKERAPHVFTYRRIVKRLADSGVESALLDAACLMEAASDVPRWQFILDPEQPIPSNRSRLFESMLSRRLAREPIAYILGVKEFWSLPLAVSPDVLIPRPETETLVEAALEKVQRAACSVQHGPASSPIPNPQSPIPVIVDLGTGSGAIALALAVEMPHALVYAIDRSPGACRIAQRNIEALGLMSRVHCVQGDLLEPLRTIDGGGGCDLIVSNPPYIPSGDCGTLSPEIAAYEPLDAIDGGPDGLRYYRRIIEEAPHYLREGGWLAFEVGDGQAPAIMEMVRKTEGFGSAEVRQDVAGRDRVVCAPRRGRAHG, encoded by the coding sequence ATGGCGTACACGCTTGCAGAAGAAGTGCGAAGCGCGAGGTCCGAGGTGCAAAAGGAGCGTGCCCCGCACGTGTTCACCTATCGCCGTATCGTGAAGCGGCTGGCGGATAGCGGCGTAGAGAGCGCGCTGCTCGACGCGGCGTGCCTTATGGAGGCCGCGTCAGACGTCCCGCGGTGGCAGTTTATCCTGGACCCGGAGCAACCGATTCCCTCGAATAGATCTCGTCTCTTTGAATCGATGCTATCCCGACGCCTTGCCAGGGAGCCGATTGCCTATATCCTCGGGGTAAAGGAGTTCTGGTCTCTTCCTCTTGCGGTGAGCCCAGATGTCCTGATCCCGAGACCGGAAACCGAAACGCTTGTCGAGGCCGCCCTGGAAAAGGTGCAGCGTGCAGCGTGCAGCGTGCAGCATGGACCGGCATCGTCCCCAATCCCCAATCCCCAATCCCCAATCCCTGTTATCGTGGACCTCGGCACCGGTAGCGGCGCGATTGCCTTGGCGCTCGCGGTCGAGATGCCTCACGCGCTCGTGTACGCCATCGATCGTTCGCCGGGCGCCTGCCGAATCGCCCAGCGGAACATAGAAGCGCTGGGGCTGATGAGCAGGGTTCACTGCGTACAGGGTGACCTGCTTGAGCCGCTTCGGACAATCGACGGTGGGGGAGGATGTGACCTGATCGTGTCAAATCCTCCGTACATCCCTTCCGGAGACTGTGGCACCCTGTCTCCGGAGATCGCAGCTTACGAGCCTCTCGATGCCATAGATGGCGGCCCGGACGGTCTACGCTATTACCGGCGAATCATCGAAGAGGCCCCCCACTATCTTCGCGAAGGCGGCTGGCTGGCTTTCGAGGTCGGCGACGGTCAGGCGCCGGCCATAATGGAAATGGTTCGGAAGACAGAAGGCTTCGGGTCGGCCGAGGTGAGGCAGGATGTAGCCGGCCGTGACCGAGTCGTCTGTGCGCCACGGCGGGGGAGGGCGCATGGATAG
- the murA gene encoding UDP-N-acetylglucosamine 1-carboxyvinyltransferase produces the protein MDRLIIRGGVPLRGQVEAAGAKNAALPEMVASLLTGESIRLHRVPQLGDVKTIIGLLNHLGVSVEGYGQETLSLRADRIGQFEAPYQLVKTMRASVLVLGPLLARFGRARVSLPGGCAIGQRPINLHLAALEKMGATVSLDAGYVEAKAPRLKGARITFDGQTVTGTENLMMAATLADGITVLENAACEPEVTDLAALLNRMGARIEGAGTPTISIEGAPHLHGAEHEVIPDRVETGTFMVAAAITGGDVTVNRCVPCHLEAVTEKLRETGVLVEETDCSIRVVGDGQVQGVNIRTHPYPGFATDMQAQFMTLMSIAQGSSVITETVFENRFMHVNELLRMGADIKVVGNTAFVNGVPALSSAPVMATDLRASASLVLAGLAAQGITTVSRVYHLDRGYEFIEQKLLGLGAGIERVAE, from the coding sequence ATGGATAGACTGATTATCAGGGGTGGGGTGCCCCTCAGAGGACAGGTGGAGGCGGCAGGCGCTAAGAACGCAGCCCTGCCCGAGATGGTGGCCTCTTTGCTCACAGGGGAGTCGATCCGGCTTCATCGTGTTCCGCAACTGGGCGACGTAAAAACGATCATCGGCCTGCTTAACCATTTGGGTGTGAGTGTCGAAGGGTATGGCCAAGAGACTCTATCCCTTCGCGCCGATCGTATCGGTCAGTTTGAGGCGCCCTACCAACTGGTCAAGACGATGCGGGCATCGGTACTGGTCCTTGGCCCGTTACTGGCTCGCTTCGGGCGGGCACGGGTCTCTTTGCCTGGAGGGTGCGCGATCGGGCAGAGGCCGATCAATCTGCATCTCGCGGCTCTTGAGAAGATGGGCGCAACGGTCAGTCTTGATGCCGGGTACGTGGAGGCGAAGGCGCCACGCTTGAAGGGCGCCAGGATCACATTCGATGGCCAGACCGTCACCGGCACCGAGAATCTGATGATGGCCGCCACCCTGGCGGATGGGATCACCGTATTGGAAAATGCCGCGTGCGAGCCTGAGGTCACTGACTTGGCCGCCCTGCTGAATCGCATGGGAGCGAGAATCGAGGGTGCCGGAACTCCGACGATCAGCATCGAGGGCGCCCCACATCTGCATGGGGCGGAGCACGAGGTGATCCCGGACAGGGTCGAGACGGGGACCTTTATGGTTGCGGCCGCGATCACCGGTGGCGATGTGACCGTCAATCGCTGTGTGCCGTGCCACCTGGAGGCGGTTACGGAGAAACTGCGGGAGACCGGCGTACTCGTTGAGGAGACGGACTGCAGCATTCGGGTTGTGGGAGATGGACAAGTGCAGGGAGTCAATATCAGGACTCACCCCTATCCCGGATTTGCCACCGATATGCAAGCGCAGTTCATGACCCTCATGTCCATTGCTCAGGGAAGCAGTGTCATCACCGAAACGGTCTTTGAAAACCGGTTCATGCACGTGAATGAGCTGCTGAGGATGGGGGCGGATATCAAGGTGGTCGGCAATACTGCGTTCGTCAACGGGGTTCCCGCGCTGTCGAGCGCACCGGTCATGGCCACCGACCTGCGAGCGAGCGCATCGCTGGTTCTGGCAGGACTGGCCGCCCAGGGGATCACGACCGTCTCGCGTGTCTACCATCTTGACCGGGGATACGAGTTCATCGAGCAGAAGCTCCTCGGTCTCGGCGCCGGCATCGAGCGAGTCGCAGAATAA
- the hisG gene encoding ATP phosphoribosyltransferase, translated as MEPTNNDVIAIALPKGRLLTPALELFEGIGFSRVRELVDSRRLICEDRDRQLRFLILRPADIPTYVEHGAADMGIAGKDQLLEQRRDVYEPLDLGFGACRLVVAEPAALHKQDDPHSWSYLRVATKYPNLAEAYFSRKGIQVEIIKLTGSLELAPLVGLAERIVDLVETGRTLKENGLVEVEEIARATARLIVNRASLKTKYRRVKDLIEQMRERVETPAAGART; from the coding sequence ATGGAACCCACAAACAACGACGTGATCGCCATCGCGCTGCCGAAGGGTCGGTTGCTGACCCCTGCCCTTGAACTCTTTGAGGGGATCGGCTTCTCTCGTGTGAGGGAACTTGTCGATTCACGCCGCTTGATCTGCGAGGATCGCGATCGGCAACTCCGATTCCTCATACTTCGACCGGCAGACATCCCGACCTACGTGGAGCACGGGGCTGCCGACATGGGTATCGCGGGAAAGGACCAACTCCTCGAACAGCGCCGGGATGTCTATGAGCCGCTGGACCTCGGGTTCGGTGCCTGTCGGCTTGTCGTGGCCGAGCCGGCTGCACTCCATAAGCAGGATGACCCCCATTCCTGGTCGTACCTGAGGGTGGCTACCAAATATCCGAACCTTGCAGAAGCATACTTCAGTCGTAAAGGGATCCAGGTGGAGATCATCAAGCTGACCGGTTCTCTTGAACTGGCGCCCCTTGTGGGGCTGGCCGAGCGGATTGTTGACCTTGTGGAAACCGGCCGGACCTTGAAGGAGAACGGACTGGTGGAGGTTGAGGAGATCGCCAGAGCTACGGCGCGACTCATCGTCAATCGTGCGAGTCTCAAGACGAAGTACCGCAGGGTCAAGGACCTGATCGAACAGATGCGAGAGCGGGTCGAGACGCCTGCGGCAGGGGCGCGTACATGA
- the hisD gene encoding histidinol dehydrogenase translates to MRLLQAGSQACMLFFSQLRSRHGTIPAEVEQAVHDILETIRTGGDTALFEQTQRFDGVRLDATSVRVRPEEIGEAYAALAPASLEALKIAASRIRTFHLRQLRTSWFSEEDGAIVGMLTRPLGRVGIYAPGGTAAYPSTVLMNAIPAAIAGVQDIVMCTPPRRDGKVAGAVLVAADLCGVHAIYKVGGAQAVAAMAYGTASIPKVDKIVGPGNVYVAAAKRLVFGQVGIDMIAGPTELLVIADEEARADWVAADLLSQTEHDPLSSAMLLTPSQRLAEEVADEVKRQVALLPRRQIAETSLEQFSAAVVVKGLDEAATLANEVAPEHLELLVKDPWGLLPQIRHAGAIFMGSASPEVVGDYLAGPNHVLPTGGTARFASPLSVDDFQRRTSLIAFSRQKLETLEPTLVELARLEGLEAHARAASIRRLA, encoded by the coding sequence ATGAGGCTGCTCCAAGCTGGGTCGCAAGCGTGTATGCTGTTCTTCTCGCAGCTCAGGTCCAGACATGGGACTATACCTGCCGAGGTCGAGCAGGCCGTTCACGATATCCTGGAAACGATACGGACAGGCGGCGATACCGCCCTCTTCGAGCAGACGCAGCGGTTCGATGGTGTCCGCCTCGATGCCACCTCAGTGCGGGTAAGGCCGGAGGAGATCGGAGAGGCATACGCGGCCCTGGCACCCGCCTCGCTTGAAGCCCTCAAGATCGCGGCGTCGCGGATCAGGACATTCCATCTGCGACAGCTTCGCACCTCCTGGTTCTCAGAAGAAGACGGGGCGATCGTCGGGATGCTTACGCGTCCGCTCGGGCGGGTGGGGATCTATGCCCCAGGAGGGACAGCGGCCTATCCGTCCACAGTGCTCATGAATGCGATCCCGGCTGCGATTGCCGGTGTACAGGATATTGTGATGTGCACGCCGCCGCGCCGAGATGGCAAGGTAGCTGGAGCGGTGCTGGTCGCCGCCGATCTGTGTGGGGTTCATGCGATCTATAAGGTGGGCGGCGCTCAGGCGGTGGCGGCTATGGCCTATGGGACTGCGTCGATCCCGAAGGTCGATAAGATCGTCGGCCCTGGTAATGTCTATGTCGCGGCTGCCAAGCGTCTGGTCTTCGGGCAGGTGGGGATCGATATGATCGCCGGCCCGACGGAGTTGTTGGTCATCGCCGACGAGGAGGCCAGGGCCGATTGGGTTGCCGCCGACCTCCTTTCTCAGACTGAGCACGATCCACTTTCCAGCGCCATGCTGCTCACACCTTCCCAGCGGCTTGCCGAAGAGGTGGCGGATGAGGTGAAACGTCAGGTAGCGCTGTTGCCAAGGCGGCAGATTGCAGAGACCTCTCTCGAACAGTTCAGCGCGGCAGTCGTCGTGAAAGGGCTGGACGAGGCCGCCACCCTCGCCAACGAGGTCGCGCCGGAGCACCTGGAACTGCTGGTGAAAGACCCTTGGGGACTATTGCCCCAGATCAGGCACGCGGGCGCCATCTTCATGGGGAGCGCCAGTCCGGAGGTAGTGGGCGATTACCTGGCCGGGCCGAATCATGTCCTGCCGACAGGAGGGACGGCGCGCTTCGCCTCCCCCCTTTCCGTGGACGATTTTCAGCGCCGGACCTCGCTGATCGCCTTCAGCCGGCAGAAGCTGGAGACGCTGGAGCCAACATTGGTCGAGCTGGCCCGCTTGGAGGGGCTTGAGGCCCACGCGAGGGCAGCCTCTATCAGGAGGCTCGCATGA
- the hisC gene encoding histidinol-phosphate transaminase, with protein sequence MKTPRLLDLIKPEVLSLTAYRAEEPRPDLIKLDANESPFPLPEELRRELRHALDQVAVHRYPDPKEDRLRSVLAAQLQVAPEALVLGNGSDELIQLLLLATSGPGTTILAPVPTFSMYKLIARAQGLHFEGVPLGSCFEPDLPKLIETIERCKPKVIFLATPNNPTGGVFSEAEIFKILAVAPGLVVVDEAYGPYAGRTMLPYLVDQERLVVLSSLSKIGLAGLRIGYLVAHPALTAELEKVRLPFNLNAFSQAAAVVLLNHQEWIDANIREVVRERVRVMNHLVALPGVEAFPSAANFILFRTTRPGNDVFEAVLGQGVLVRNLGSVPGLQNCLRVTVGTKAENDQFLDALTKALRQGARSEVQRGMQEMEVG encoded by the coding sequence ATGAAGACGCCACGTCTTCTCGATCTGATAAAACCCGAGGTTCTGAGCCTCACGGCGTATCGGGCCGAGGAGCCGCGCCCCGATCTTATCAAGCTCGATGCCAATGAAAGTCCGTTTCCTCTTCCGGAGGAGCTTCGCCGGGAGCTCCGCCACGCGTTGGATCAGGTGGCAGTGCACCGCTACCCAGATCCGAAGGAGGATCGGCTCCGATCGGTTCTGGCCGCACAGCTCCAGGTGGCGCCTGAGGCGCTTGTTCTGGGCAATGGGTCTGACGAGCTGATTCAACTGTTATTGCTGGCGACGTCAGGACCTGGGACCACGATTCTCGCTCCAGTTCCGACCTTTTCGATGTATAAGCTGATCGCGAGGGCTCAGGGACTACACTTCGAAGGGGTACCTCTCGGGTCTTGCTTTGAGCCTGACCTGCCCAAGCTGATCGAGACTATCGAGCGATGTAAGCCCAAGGTCATCTTTCTGGCCACACCAAACAACCCAACCGGCGGCGTCTTCTCTGAGGCGGAGATCTTCAAGATTTTGGCCGTTGCTCCCGGATTGGTCGTTGTGGACGAAGCCTATGGACCGTACGCCGGGCGGACTATGTTGCCGTACCTGGTCGATCAGGAGCGGCTGGTGGTCCTCAGCTCCCTTTCCAAAATCGGGCTAGCCGGTCTGCGTATCGGCTACCTTGTTGCCCATCCTGCGCTCACGGCCGAATTAGAGAAGGTCCGCCTCCCGTTTAATCTTAACGCCTTCTCCCAGGCAGCCGCCGTCGTGTTGCTCAACCATCAAGAGTGGATCGATGCCAACATTCGTGAGGTGGTCCGGGAGCGGGTGAGGGTGATGAACCACCTAGTTGCGCTGCCAGGCGTCGAGGCTTTCCCGTCAGCAGCCAACTTCATTCTCTTCCGGACGACACGTCCGGGGAATGATGTATTCGAAGCAGTGTTGGGGCAGGGCGTCCTGGTGCGAAATTTAGGGTCAGTACCAGGTCTGCAAAACTGCCTGCGGGTCACTGTGGGTACGAAAGCTGAGAACGATCAGTTTTTGGATGCATTGACGAAGGCACTGAGACAAGGCGCGAGGAGCGAGGTGCAAAGAGGAATGCAAGAGATGGAGGTCGGGTGA
- the hisB gene encoding imidazoleglycerol-phosphate dehydratase HisB, producing MGRTAKVCRQTSETDVAVELNLDGVGRHTIQTQIPFLDHMLAQLATHGLFDLSVEARGDLQIDLHHTVEDVGIALGEAFAQAVGDKRGIRRFASALVPLDEALARVVVDISGRPYLVYQAPQLHGEIGSFDVTLVKEFMRALAMNMKVNLHVEVLQGENLHHCVEAIFKALAKSLDQATSLDARIADVPSTKGSL from the coding sequence ATGGGTCGGACGGCTAAGGTGTGTAGGCAGACCTCAGAGACCGATGTAGCGGTGGAGCTTAACCTGGACGGGGTGGGTCGACACACGATTCAGACCCAGATCCCATTCCTCGATCACATGCTGGCCCAACTGGCGACGCACGGCCTCTTCGACCTCAGCGTTGAGGCGCGGGGCGATCTCCAGATCGATCTGCACCATACCGTAGAGGATGTCGGGATCGCCCTCGGTGAAGCGTTCGCCCAGGCCGTGGGGGACAAGCGGGGTATTCGGCGGTTTGCCTCAGCGCTTGTCCCGTTGGACGAGGCGCTGGCCCGCGTGGTGGTTGACATCAGCGGCCGCCCCTATCTGGTCTATCAGGCGCCGCAACTGCACGGGGAAATCGGGAGTTTCGATGTCACCCTCGTGAAGGAGTTTATGCGCGCCCTCGCCATGAACATGAAGGTGAATCTTCATGTTGAGGTCCTGCAAGGTGAGAACCTGCACCACTGCGTCGAAGCGATCTTTAAGGCATTAGCCAAAAGTCTTGACCAGGCGACATCTCTCGATGCGCGGATTGCTGACGTCCCTTCGACGAAGGGGAGTCTGTAA
- the hisH gene encoding imidazole glycerol phosphate synthase subunit HisH, with translation MIAIIDSGIANLRSVQKGFERVEADAKVVEDPRTLRDASGIVLPGVGAFADGISKLRDGGFVEPLLRAIEEGKPVLGICLGLHFLFSESEEFGHHTGLNVIKGRVVRFKDAAVGAICESPRLKIPHMGWNRIRIEQQAPIFKGIPDGGFFYFVHSYYVQPEDEHVIAATTEYGLRFTSALWRDNLFACQFHPEKSQALGLQLLKNFASLT, from the coding sequence ATGATTGCCATTATCGATTCCGGTATCGCGAACCTTCGGAGCGTCCAAAAGGGGTTCGAGCGTGTTGAGGCCGACGCGAAGGTTGTCGAGGATCCGCGGACCCTTCGGGATGCGTCCGGCATTGTCCTCCCTGGGGTGGGCGCGTTTGCCGATGGGATCAGCAAACTTCGGGATGGCGGATTTGTCGAACCGCTGCTTCGGGCGATTGAGGAGGGTAAGCCGGTTCTCGGCATCTGCCTGGGGTTGCACTTCCTGTTCAGCGAGAGCGAGGAGTTCGGGCATCATACGGGCCTCAACGTCATCAAGGGCCGCGTCGTTAGATTTAAGGATGCTGCGGTAGGGGCGATTTGCGAATCGCCCCGACTCAAGATCCCGCACATGGGGTGGAACCGGATCCGGATCGAACAGCAGGCCCCGATCTTTAAGGGCATTCCCGACGGAGGGTTCTTCTACTTCGTCCACTCCTACTATGTGCAACCGGAGGATGAACACGTGATCGCCGCCACGACTGAGTACGGCCTCCGATTCACCTCAGCGCTGTGGCGTGATAACCTCTTTGCCTGCCAGTTTCACCCTGAGAAGAGTCAAGCGTTAGGTCTGCAACTGTTGAAAAACTTCGCCTCCCTCACGTAG
- the hisA gene encoding 1-(5-phosphoribosyl)-5-[(5-phosphoribosylamino)methylideneamino]imidazole-4-carboxamide isomerase: protein MLVIPAIDLKGGQVVRLSQGDPLRQTAYSADPIAMAKRWEDEGASILHLVDLDGAFSGTPQQLSVVAQVAQSIKIPVQLGGGLRSLAALEQAFASGIERAVLGTAAIENQAFLAAASSRYPGRILLGIDAKNGKVAVRGWAADTDLLASDLATRSADLPLAAIIYTDIERDGMLTGPNMDALRRLAEVTRHPIVASGGIATLDDLRRLAKLEPTCIVAALVGKALYEGRFSLKDAITAAAR from the coding sequence ATGCTAGTCATTCCCGCGATTGACCTGAAAGGGGGCCAAGTCGTTCGGTTGTCGCAAGGCGACCCCCTGCGTCAAACCGCCTATTCCGCCGATCCGATCGCTATGGCCAAGAGGTGGGAGGATGAGGGGGCATCGATCCTGCATCTGGTCGATCTTGACGGCGCTTTTTCCGGAACGCCGCAGCAACTTTCGGTTGTCGCCCAAGTGGCTCAGTCGATTAAGATCCCAGTACAGCTTGGCGGTGGGTTGCGAAGCCTGGCTGCCTTGGAGCAGGCGTTCGCCTCCGGCATCGAGCGGGCTGTCCTTGGGACTGCGGCAATTGAGAACCAGGCGTTCCTGGCTGCGGCGAGCTCTCGCTACCCCGGTCGCATCCTCCTTGGAATCGATGCCAAGAACGGGAAGGTCGCGGTTCGGGGTTGGGCGGCGGACACTGATCTTCTCGCCTCCGACCTGGCGACACGATCGGCCGACCTGCCGCTGGCGGCGATTATCTATACCGACATCGAGCGGGACGGGATGCTCACGGGGCCGAACATGGACGCCTTGCGTCGACTGGCTGAGGTAACTCGACACCCGATCGTCGCGTCGGGTGGGATTGCGACGCTTGATGACCTCAGAAGGCTCGCCAAGCTGGAGCCGACGTGTATCGTCGCTGCTCTGGTCGGAAAGGCTCTCTATGAGGGTAGATTCTCGCTGAAGGACGCGATTACTGCGGCTGCGAGATAA
- the hisF gene encoding imidazole glycerol phosphate synthase subunit HisF, with protein sequence MLAKRIIPCLDVKDGRVVKGTRFVDLRDAGDPAEVAALYDQQGADELVFLDITASYERRDILVDVVRRTADMAFTPLTVGGGVRTVEDIRTLLLAGADKVSLNTAAVERPELLTEAAMRFGSQCIVLAIDAKRTPHSSESALRWQVYTHGGRTQTGRDAVEWAKQGEALGAGEILLTSMDRDGTKDGYDLALTRAVADAVTIPVIASGGAGTVNHLYEALTEGRADAALAASIFHFRECSIQDARAYLRGRGIPVRD encoded by the coding sequence ATGCTGGCCAAGCGAATCATTCCGTGTCTCGATGTCAAGGACGGACGCGTCGTCAAAGGGACGCGGTTTGTGGACCTTCGGGACGCGGGCGATCCAGCCGAGGTCGCGGCCCTGTATGACCAGCAGGGAGCCGACGAACTGGTCTTTCTCGACATTACCGCCTCCTATGAGCGGCGAGACATCTTGGTTGACGTAGTCCGGCGGACAGCCGACATGGCCTTTACCCCGTTGACCGTCGGTGGCGGGGTCCGGACGGTGGAGGACATCCGCACGTTGCTCCTCGCGGGTGCCGATAAGGTCTCGCTCAACACTGCGGCCGTCGAGCGCCCGGAGCTGCTCACTGAGGCCGCCATGCGGTTCGGAAGCCAGTGCATTGTCCTCGCCATCGACGCGAAACGTACCCCTCATTCCTCAGAATCTGCGCTCCGCTGGCAGGTGTACACCCACGGGGGGCGGACCCAGACCGGACGTGATGCAGTCGAGTGGGCGAAGCAAGGGGAGGCGCTCGGGGCCGGAGAGATCCTGCTGACCAGCATGGATCGGGACGGCACGAAAGATGGCTACGACCTTGCGCTCACGCGGGCGGTGGCCGATGCCGTAACGATCCCGGTCATCGCCTCGGGCGGGGCCGGTACAGTGAATCATCTGTATGAAGCGTTGACCGAAGGACGGGCCGATGCTGCACTGGCGGCCTCTATTTTTCACTTCCGCGAATGCTCCATCCAGGATGCGAGGGCCTACCTGCGTGGCCGGGGTATCCCGGTGCGGGATTAA